In one Cellulomonas sp. JZ18 genomic region, the following are encoded:
- a CDS encoding alpha/beta fold hydrolase, with protein MTTHTSPSAASHPGPADFPEPTLVPLGGVELEVFEAGRENAGRPIVLCHGWPELAYSWRHQVPALVAAGYHVIAPNQRGFGGSSRPTEVTDYDVTHLTGDLVALLDHHGYDDAVFVGHDWGAMVVWGLAVLHPSRVEKVVALSLPYQERGERPWVEAMADVLGEDFYVVHLNRQPGVADAVLEADTARFLRNLYRRDLPPAAPPSGMMLIDVARQEAPLGEPLMSDDDLAVFVSAFEASGFTAGLNWYRNLDRNWHLLAEVDPVVRRPALMVYGTRDTVARAPHLTTFVPDVDVVELDCGHWIQQERPEQTTRAILTWLEQRDAG; from the coding sequence ATGACCACACACACGAGTCCCTCTGCCGCGTCCCACCCCGGCCCCGCCGACTTCCCCGAGCCCACCCTCGTGCCGCTCGGCGGCGTGGAGCTCGAGGTGTTCGAGGCCGGCCGCGAGAACGCGGGCCGGCCGATCGTCCTGTGCCACGGGTGGCCCGAGCTCGCGTACTCCTGGCGCCACCAGGTCCCCGCCCTCGTGGCGGCGGGCTACCACGTCATCGCGCCGAACCAGCGGGGGTTCGGCGGCTCGTCCCGCCCCACCGAGGTGACGGACTACGACGTCACGCACCTGACCGGTGACCTCGTGGCCCTGCTCGACCACCACGGCTACGACGACGCCGTGTTCGTCGGTCACGACTGGGGCGCGATGGTCGTGTGGGGACTGGCCGTGCTGCACCCGAGCCGGGTCGAGAAGGTGGTCGCGCTGAGCCTGCCGTACCAGGAGCGCGGGGAGCGGCCGTGGGTCGAGGCCATGGCCGACGTGCTCGGCGAGGACTTCTACGTCGTCCACCTCAACCGGCAGCCCGGCGTGGCGGACGCGGTGCTCGAGGCGGACACCGCCCGCTTCCTGCGCAACCTGTACCGCAGGGACCTGCCGCCCGCGGCGCCGCCCTCGGGGATGATGCTGATCGACGTCGCCCGTCAGGAGGCGCCGCTCGGCGAGCCGCTGATGAGCGACGACGACCTGGCCGTCTTCGTCTCCGCCTTCGAGGCGTCCGGGTTCACCGCCGGCCTGAACTGGTACCGGAACCTGGACCGCAACTGGCACCTGCTCGCGGAGGTCGACCCGGTCGTCCGCCGCCCCGCCCTGATGGTCTACGGGACCCGGGACACCGTCGCGCGAGCGCCGCACCTGACCACGTTCGTCCCGGACGTCGACGTGGTCGAGCTCGACTGCGGCCACTGGATCCAGCAGGAGCGGCCCGAGCAGACGACCCGCGCGATCCTCACCTGGCTGGAGCAGCGGGACGCCGGGTAG
- a CDS encoding iron chaperone yields MATVADHDAYIAAAPEPFRPVLERLRAVLARALPDAEEIVAYDMPGFRVGSSVVASYAAFSRQCGLYVLPHAITAHAEEIAAAGLKATKTGITFSPRRPVPDDLVERLARTSQEGAGA; encoded by the coding sequence ATGGCCACGGTGGCCGACCACGACGCGTACATCGCCGCAGCACCGGAGCCCTTCCGGCCCGTGCTGGAACGGCTGCGCGCGGTCCTCGCCCGCGCCCTGCCGGACGCGGAGGAGATCGTGGCGTACGACATGCCGGGGTTCCGGGTCGGGAGCTCCGTCGTCGCGAGCTATGCGGCGTTCAGCAGGCAGTGCGGGCTGTACGTCCTCCCCCACGCGATCACCGCGCACGCCGAGGAGATCGCCGCCGCCGGTCTGAAGGCGACGAAGACCGGCATCACCTTCTCGCCCCGCCGGCCGGTCCCGGACGACCTCGTCGAACGGCTCGCGCGGACGTCGCAGGAGGGCGCCGGAGCCTGA
- a CDS encoding alpha/beta fold hydrolase → MPATNATIPAVAHHTAAINGAQIHYVTAGSTGSPVLLVHGFPETWWAFHRLIPLLAEAHRVVAVDLRGFGDSSTADDDHDSATAAEDLHGLIEHLGWGRVHVTAQDISGGTVFRLVAAHPQDVLSLTAIETGLAGFGLEGLADVTHGGSWHIGALVAPGIPELLFAGRERELLGRWAFPSMVAVAGSVTDADVDELARTYARPGGWRGAVGLYRSMLAEGEDLRALAASSPLTVPVLAVGAGGGSFTSATLRQVTAGAVTAVQLDGVGHYVALEAPDALAAAILGFTGSVASA, encoded by the coding sequence ATGCCCGCCACCAACGCGACCATCCCGGCCGTCGCGCACCACACGGCCGCGATCAACGGCGCGCAGATCCACTACGTCACCGCCGGCAGCACCGGCTCGCCCGTCCTCCTCGTGCACGGGTTCCCGGAGACCTGGTGGGCCTTCCACAGGCTCATCCCGCTGCTCGCCGAGGCCCACCGGGTCGTCGCCGTGGACCTGCGCGGGTTCGGCGACTCCAGCACCGCCGACGACGACCACGACAGCGCGACCGCTGCCGAGGACCTGCACGGGCTGATCGAGCACCTCGGCTGGGGACGCGTGCACGTGACCGCGCAGGACATCAGCGGAGGGACCGTGTTCCGGCTCGTCGCCGCGCACCCGCAGGACGTCCTCAGCCTCACGGCGATCGAGACGGGCCTGGCCGGGTTCGGCCTGGAGGGCCTGGCGGACGTCACGCACGGCGGCTCCTGGCACATCGGCGCGCTGGTGGCCCCCGGCATCCCGGAGCTGCTGTTCGCGGGCCGGGAGCGCGAGCTCCTCGGGCGGTGGGCCTTCCCGAGCATGGTCGCCGTCGCCGGGTCGGTCACGGACGCCGACGTGGACGAGCTCGCCCGCACCTACGCCCGCCCCGGTGGCTGGCGCGGCGCCGTCGGGCTCTACCGCTCCATGCTGGCCGAGGGTGAGGACCTCCGGGCCCTGGCCGCGTCGAGCCCGCTGACCGTGCCCGTGCTGGCCGTCGGCGCCGGTGGTGGGTCGTTCACCTCCGCGACCCTCCGTCAGGTCACGGCCGGAGCCGTCACAGCCGTCCAGCTCGACGGTGTCGGTCACTACGTCGCCCTGGAGGCCCCGGACGCACTCGCGGCGGCGATCCTCGGCTTCACCGGGTCCGTCGCGTCAGCGTGA
- a CDS encoding sensor histidine kinase has translation MTWTGAAVARRRGTALTTVLRAWWSARARGGTAHALVGLPLGAVSFALAWVLPIAAVYCAGWSLMYAAPEYRVRTVALVVLAVVVPLPVLAAVRVLTALQRRRFRGLLGVDLPPPSPDGRWSRPLLRDWVAPGTWRQVAYHGLALPLGALGAGAVAASWLAWTGVVVALASGGAHPPARAAALTALAVVALLAAPWVARGVARVDTAAARALLGPSRSETLAVRVESLSRSRADVVAATDAERRRIERDLHDGAQQRLVSLAMNLGMARAALTDASGPAGRAIEAAHEEAVQAVAELRELVRGLHPAVLDDRGLDAALSGIAARAPLPVRLTVAVTPRCSPVIEAIAYFTVSEALTNVAKHARADHAEVVVERVGDRLRVVVSDDGRGGADPDAAPDGTGERTGLRGLAQRAASVDGTFRLDSPPGGPTTITVELPCAS, from the coding sequence GTGACCTGGACTGGAGCGGCCGTGGCCCGGCGACGCGGGACGGCCCTCACCACGGTGCTGCGCGCCTGGTGGTCGGCCCGCGCTCGCGGGGGCACCGCGCACGCACTCGTGGGGCTGCCCCTCGGTGCGGTCTCGTTCGCGCTCGCCTGGGTCCTGCCCATCGCGGCCGTCTACTGCGCGGGCTGGAGCCTGATGTACGCCGCCCCCGAGTACCGGGTGCGGACCGTCGCCCTGGTGGTCCTGGCCGTCGTCGTCCCGCTCCCGGTGCTGGCCGCCGTCCGGGTCCTCACCGCACTGCAGCGCCGGCGCTTCCGGGGCCTTCTCGGGGTCGACCTGCCGCCGCCGAGCCCCGACGGCCGGTGGTCGCGGCCGCTGCTGCGCGACTGGGTCGCGCCGGGCACCTGGCGGCAGGTCGCGTACCACGGGCTGGCACTGCCCCTCGGCGCGCTCGGTGCCGGTGCGGTGGCGGCGTCCTGGCTGGCCTGGACCGGGGTGGTCGTGGCGCTGGCGTCCGGCGGCGCTCACCCGCCGGCGCGCGCCGCCGCACTGACGGCGCTGGCGGTGGTGGCGCTGCTCGCCGCCCCGTGGGTCGCCCGCGGGGTAGCCCGGGTGGACACCGCCGCGGCCCGGGCCCTGCTCGGCCCGAGCCGCAGCGAGACGCTGGCCGTGCGTGTGGAGTCGTTGTCCCGGAGCCGGGCCGACGTCGTCGCCGCCACGGACGCCGAGCGCCGGCGGATCGAACGGGACCTCCACGACGGCGCGCAGCAACGGCTGGTCTCCCTGGCGATGAACCTGGGGATGGCCCGCGCTGCACTGACCGACGCGTCCGGACCCGCCGGGCGGGCGATCGAGGCGGCTCACGAGGAGGCAGTCCAGGCCGTCGCCGAGCTCCGCGAGCTGGTCCGCGGCCTGCACCCGGCGGTCCTCGACGACCGCGGGCTCGACGCCGCGCTGTCGGGGATCGCCGCGCGGGCGCCGCTCCCGGTGCGGCTGACCGTCGCCGTGACGCCACGGTGCTCCCCGGTGATCGAGGCGATCGCGTACTTCACGGTGTCCGAGGCGCTCACCAACGTCGCCAAGCACGCCCGGGCCGACCACGCCGAGGTCGTCGTCGAGCGCGTCGGCGACCGGCTCCGGGTCGTGGTGTCCGACGACGGCCGGGGCGGTGCCGACCCGGACGCCGCACCCGACGGGACCGGGGAGCGCACCGGGCTGCGCGGCCTGGCGCAGCGCGCCGCGTCGGTCGACGGCACGTTCCGCCTCGACAGCCCGCCCGGCGGGCCGACGACGATCACCGTGGAGCTGC
- a CDS encoding cellulase family glycosylhydrolase, with protein sequence MHVLRKVLTASAAAVVAVVGSVAATGTASAAAGCRVDYAVAGQWQGGFQADVRVTNLGDPVTGWDLRFSFNAGQTVSQVWNGVATQSGAAVSVRNAAYNGTLATNGTASFGFIGTSTGSNPAPTTFTLNGVTCTGSPVTPTTSPSTSPTSTPTQSPRPTSTPSPTRTPTPTPTTGPVTVGATQLVADMGAGWNLGNQLEANIDGVPSETAWGNPVVTGALLDRVKAAGFRTVRIPVSYLAKIGPAPSYTVDAAWLARIRQVVDLAYDRGLHVIINMHGDGYKSVGGGWLICDAANQDQIREKYRAVWQQVATTFRDYGGRLVLESMNENFDGQYGAPTQPCYSNINAYNQIFVDTVRRTGGTNTSRWLLVPGWNTNIDYTTGNYGFVIPTDRYRSSAIPANEQRLMIYAHYYDPWDFTGTEDGAITQWGPNATDRARTSTWGQQDFMDAQLKKMHDAFVVKGYPVFIGEYGSIDKTAFDASNNRYRADYARTLVATAKKYGAATAYWDNGYNGQYGFALFDRRTATVTQQGIIDAIMGR encoded by the coding sequence GTGCACGTTCTGCGCAAGGTGCTGACCGCGAGCGCGGCAGCAGTCGTCGCCGTCGTCGGATCGGTCGCCGCCACCGGGACGGCGAGCGCCGCCGCCGGCTGCCGGGTCGACTACGCCGTCGCCGGCCAGTGGCAGGGCGGCTTCCAGGCCGACGTGCGGGTGACCAACCTGGGCGACCCCGTCACCGGGTGGGACCTGCGCTTCTCGTTCAACGCCGGCCAGACCGTCAGCCAGGTGTGGAACGGCGTCGCCACCCAGTCCGGGGCGGCGGTGTCAGTGCGCAACGCCGCGTACAACGGCACGCTGGCGACCAACGGGACCGCGTCGTTCGGCTTCATCGGCACGTCCACGGGCAGCAACCCCGCGCCGACCACCTTCACGCTCAACGGCGTCACGTGCACGGGGAGCCCCGTCACCCCGACGACCTCACCGTCGACGTCGCCGACGTCCACGCCGACGCAGTCGCCCCGGCCGACGTCGACACCCTCCCCGACGCGGACGCCCACGCCGACCCCCACCACGGGTCCGGTCACGGTCGGCGCGACGCAGCTCGTGGCAGACATGGGCGCAGGCTGGAACCTCGGCAACCAGCTTGAGGCGAACATCGACGGCGTGCCGAGCGAGACGGCGTGGGGCAACCCCGTCGTCACCGGTGCGCTGCTCGACCGGGTGAAGGCCGCCGGGTTCCGGACCGTCCGCATCCCCGTGTCGTACCTCGCGAAGATCGGCCCGGCGCCGTCGTACACCGTCGACGCGGCCTGGCTCGCCCGGATCCGGCAGGTCGTGGACCTCGCCTACGACCGGGGCCTGCACGTGATCATCAACATGCACGGCGACGGATACAAGAGCGTCGGCGGCGGCTGGCTCATCTGCGACGCGGCGAACCAGGACCAGATCCGGGAGAAGTACCGAGCGGTCTGGCAGCAGGTCGCCACGACGTTCCGGGACTACGGCGGGCGCCTCGTCCTCGAGTCGATGAACGAGAACTTCGACGGCCAGTACGGCGCCCCCACGCAGCCGTGCTACTCCAACATCAACGCGTACAACCAGATCTTCGTCGACACCGTGCGCCGCACCGGTGGCACCAACACCTCGCGGTGGCTGCTCGTCCCGGGCTGGAACACCAACATCGACTACACCACGGGCAACTACGGGTTCGTCATCCCGACGGACCGGTACCGCTCGTCGGCGATCCCCGCGAACGAGCAGCGCCTCATGATCTACGCGCACTACTACGACCCGTGGGACTTCACCGGCACGGAGGACGGCGCGATCACGCAGTGGGGCCCGAACGCGACCGACCGTGCGCGGACGTCCACGTGGGGCCAGCAGGACTTCATGGACGCGCAGCTGAAGAAGATGCACGACGCGTTCGTCGTCAAGGGCTACCCCGTCTTCATCGGCGAGTACGGCTCGATCGACAAGACCGCGTTCGACGCGTCGAACAACCGGTACCGCGCCGACTACGCGCGCACCCTCGTCGCGACGGCGAAGAAGTACGGCGCCGCCACCGCCTACTGGGACAACGGGTACAACGGCCAGTACGGGTTCGCGCTGTTCGACCGGCGGACCGCGACGGTGACCCAGCAGGGGATCATCGACGCGATCATGGGCCGCTGA
- a CDS encoding SDR family oxidoreductase, protein MTTALITGANRGLGRHFAAELLARGATVWAAARDPRAIDLPGVRPLALDVTDPGAVAAAAAVADDVDLLVNNAGISTGAALLGDLDAVRAEMDVNFWGALAMARAFAPVLAANGGGAIVNVASALSWFAAPGAGAYAVSKAASWNMSNALRLELAGQGTRLTSVHLGLADTDMARGIEGPKTDPAVVVRRTLDAVEAGDLEVVVDEWTAMVKASLADDPRTFYARFLPA, encoded by the coding sequence ATGACCACCGCACTGATCACCGGGGCCAACCGCGGCCTCGGCCGCCACTTCGCCGCCGAGCTCCTCGCCCGGGGGGCCACCGTCTGGGCCGCCGCCCGCGACCCGCGCGCGATCGACCTGCCGGGCGTCCGGCCGCTCGCCCTGGACGTCACCGACCCCGGCGCCGTCGCCGCGGCCGCCGCGGTCGCCGACGACGTCGACCTGCTCGTCAACAACGCGGGCATCTCCACCGGCGCCGCGCTCCTGGGCGACCTCGACGCCGTGCGCGCCGAGATGGACGTCAACTTCTGGGGCGCCCTGGCGATGGCCCGCGCCTTCGCCCCCGTGCTGGCGGCCAACGGCGGCGGCGCGATCGTCAACGTCGCCTCCGCGCTGTCCTGGTTCGCCGCCCCCGGCGCCGGCGCGTACGCGGTGTCCAAGGCGGCGAGCTGGAACATGAGCAACGCCCTGCGCCTGGAGCTCGCCGGGCAGGGCACGCGGCTCACCTCCGTCCACCTGGGCCTCGCGGACACCGACATGGCGCGGGGGATCGAGGGGCCGAAGACGGACCCGGCCGTGGTGGTGCGTCGCACGCTCGACGCCGTCGAGGCGGGCGACCTGGAGGTGGTCGTCGACGAGTGGACCGCGATGGTGAAGGCGTCCCTGGCGGACGACCCGCGCACGTTCTACGCCCGCTTCCTGCCTGCCTGA
- a CDS encoding MarR family winged helix-turn-helix transcriptional regulator, with protein MSRSGADLALLLLGGFRTLVDGATSELAARGYDDFRPTHEFAMRAIIAGADSTSAVGRRLSVSKQAAAKTVAVLVERGYVSSEPDPSDARRNRLQVTARGFDVLREGEAVFEELRARWEEKLGAAELAHLEASLATLVGDAAVDAGAPGWVGQDTPTT; from the coding sequence ATGTCCCGGTCGGGGGCCGATCTCGCCCTGCTGCTGCTCGGCGGCTTCCGCACGCTCGTGGACGGCGCGACGAGCGAGCTGGCCGCGCGCGGGTACGACGACTTCCGCCCGACCCACGAGTTCGCGATGCGCGCGATCATCGCCGGCGCCGACAGCACGTCCGCCGTCGGACGCCGCCTCTCCGTGTCCAAGCAGGCCGCCGCGAAGACCGTCGCCGTCCTCGTCGAGCGCGGCTACGTGTCGAGCGAGCCCGACCCGTCCGACGCGCGACGCAACCGGCTCCAGGTCACCGCCCGCGGGTTCGACGTCCTGCGCGAGGGGGAAGCGGTCTTCGAGGAGCTGCGCGCCCGGTGGGAGGAGAAGCTGGGCGCCGCCGAGCTCGCGCACCTCGAGGCGAGCCTGGCGACGCTCGTCGGCGACGCCGCGGTGGACGCGGGCGCACCCGGCTGGGTCGGCCAGGACACACCCACGACCTAG
- a CDS encoding carbon-nitrogen hydrolase family protein produces the protein MTDASRTIRVGMAQLLVVPGRPDDNLARARAAVAEAAQAGCDVVVLPECLDLGWTHESARELAEPIPGPRVDVLAAAAREHGVLVAAGLTERAGDRVHNSAVLLSATGELLLHHRKIHELDFARALYTTGSSLAVADTPLGRIGLDICADNSAATTGIGHALGLMGAEVLLSPSAWAVPPDHDNHVDPYGAEWEAPYRELATAHDMPVVGVSNVGPVVGGEWDGWRCIGASLAVGRDGETIRQGTYGEAAAELLVVDVELRPRTGAATGSTADSPAA, from the coding sequence ATGACGGACGCGAGCCGGACGATCCGGGTCGGGATGGCGCAGCTGCTCGTGGTGCCGGGACGGCCCGACGACAACCTCGCGCGCGCCCGCGCCGCGGTCGCCGAGGCGGCGCAGGCCGGCTGCGACGTCGTCGTGCTGCCCGAGTGCCTCGACCTCGGCTGGACGCACGAGAGCGCCCGGGAGCTCGCCGAGCCGATCCCCGGTCCGCGCGTCGACGTGCTCGCCGCCGCGGCCCGCGAGCACGGCGTCCTCGTCGCCGCCGGCCTCACCGAGCGGGCGGGCGACCGCGTCCACAACTCCGCCGTCCTGCTCTCCGCGACCGGCGAGCTGCTGCTGCACCACCGCAAGATCCACGAGCTCGACTTCGCCCGGGCCCTCTACACGACGGGCTCGTCGCTCGCGGTGGCCGACACCCCGCTGGGTCGCATCGGCCTGGACATCTGCGCGGACAACTCGGCGGCGACCACGGGCATCGGGCACGCACTGGGCCTGATGGGCGCGGAGGTCCTGCTCTCGCCGTCGGCGTGGGCGGTGCCGCCGGACCACGACAACCACGTCGACCCGTACGGCGCCGAGTGGGAGGCGCCCTACCGCGAGCTCGCCACCGCGCACGACATGCCGGTGGTCGGCGTGAGCAACGTCGGGCCGGTCGTGGGCGGCGAGTGGGACGGGTGGCGGTGCATCGGCGCGTCGCTCGCGGTGGGCCGGGACGGGGAGACGATCCGGCAGGGCACCTACGGCGAGGCGGCCGCGGAGCTGCTCGTCGTCGACGTCGAGCTGCGGCCGCGCACCGGGGCCGCCACCGGGTCGACGGCGGACTCACCCGCCGCGTGA
- a CDS encoding SRPBCC family protein gives MTTKVEKSVLVNVPISVAYNQWTQFEEFPHFMGGVKKVTQLGDDRLHWVAEIAGVKREWEARVLDQVPDQKVSWAATSGATNAGAVTFEDVGGGQTSVHLSLEYEPEGLVEKVGDKLNVVENQAERDLERFKAFIEDEGYATGAWRGSIGTGTAGTPGVEAAAASRGDSGHAGISGKAAAAGLGVAAAAAAAVVAGRSSGSDETEVVGADLSNPTPPVVPVVDETVAPTTAPAGGTVAADPLVVADDADGDPRI, from the coding sequence ATGACGACGAAGGTCGAGAAGTCGGTGCTGGTGAACGTGCCGATCAGCGTCGCCTACAACCAGTGGACGCAGTTCGAGGAGTTCCCCCACTTCATGGGCGGCGTGAAGAAGGTGACGCAGCTGGGCGACGACCGCCTGCACTGGGTCGCCGAGATCGCCGGGGTGAAGCGGGAGTGGGAGGCGCGGGTCCTCGACCAGGTGCCGGACCAGAAGGTGTCGTGGGCGGCGACGTCGGGCGCGACGAACGCCGGCGCGGTGACGTTCGAGGACGTCGGCGGCGGCCAGACGTCGGTGCACCTGTCGCTCGAGTACGAGCCCGAGGGCCTCGTCGAGAAGGTCGGCGACAAGCTGAACGTCGTCGAGAACCAGGCCGAGCGCGACCTCGAGCGGTTCAAGGCGTTCATCGAGGACGAGGGCTACGCGACGGGCGCCTGGCGCGGGTCGATCGGCACGGGGACCGCCGGCACGCCCGGGGTGGAGGCAGCGGCCGCGTCCCGCGGGGACAGCGGCCACGCCGGGATCTCGGGCAAGGCGGCTGCCGCCGGGCTCGGTGTCGCGGCGGCTGCGGCGGCGGCCGTGGTGGCCGGCCGGAGCAGCGGCTCCGACGAGACCGAGGTCGTGGGTGCCGACCTGTCGAACCCGACGCCGCCCGTCGTCCCCGTCGTCGACGAGACCGTGGCTCCCACGACCGCGCCGGCGGGTGGCACCGTCGCGGCCGACCCGCTCGTGGTCGCGGACGACGCCGACGGCGACCCGCGCATCTGA
- a CDS encoding VOC family protein, with protein MDMLSGDAIAEAGLTDRRKLAQGLHARYRVDDFGAGVRLLAAVAEAGDTLGHHPSVSMGTGHVDLKLVSADAIYRDDEGTEHVVEWVTQQDVDLARRITAIAAEHGLVADPASVSVLELGLDTPDPGTIAPVWAALLTGDAASQGRGSPSDEVRDATGRVPNLWFGDVGSDDAARQRFHVEVYVAPEVAEQRVAAAVAAGGTVVDDSEAPSLTVVADQDGNTGVVCVA; from the coding sequence ATGGACATGCTGAGCGGCGACGCGATCGCCGAGGCCGGGCTGACCGACCGGCGCAAGCTGGCCCAGGGGCTGCACGCCCGGTACCGGGTCGACGACTTCGGTGCCGGCGTCCGTCTCCTCGCCGCGGTGGCGGAGGCGGGCGACACGCTCGGGCACCACCCGAGCGTGTCGATGGGCACCGGGCACGTCGACCTGAAGCTCGTCAGCGCCGACGCGATCTACCGCGACGACGAGGGCACCGAGCACGTCGTCGAGTGGGTCACCCAGCAGGACGTCGACCTCGCGCGACGCATCACGGCGATCGCCGCGGAGCACGGCCTCGTCGCCGACCCGGCCTCGGTCAGCGTCCTCGAGCTCGGCCTCGACACGCCGGACCCCGGGACCATCGCGCCCGTGTGGGCCGCCCTGCTGACGGGCGACGCCGCGTCCCAGGGGCGCGGGTCGCCGAGCGACGAGGTCCGCGACGCCACGGGGAGGGTGCCGAACCTGTGGTTCGGCGACGTGGGGTCGGACGACGCCGCGCGCCAGCGGTTCCACGTCGAGGTCTACGTGGCGCCCGAGGTGGCCGAGCAGCGGGTCGCGGCCGCCGTCGCCGCGGGTGGGACGGTCGTCGACGACAGCGAGGCGCCGTCGCTGACCGTGGTCGCCGACCAGGACGGCAACACGGGCGTCGTCTGCGTCGCCTGA
- a CDS encoding hydrolase: MRTSSPRPPRHRRRLLTAALLAAGIGLVGSAAPVAAHPGHPPATAGYRLPAPTGPERLGTVALHLVDTTRTDPWVPSQPVREIMVQLWYPAQRTHGHPVSPWLSPGAVPHFAEAFGLPADAVRSTVTHAREGAPVDRARGGRPVVLYSPGLGGDRGTSTALVEELVSHGYVVATIDHTHDASEVEFPDGRVEVGALPEIDDEVIAQVAAVREADTRFVLDQLAVLNAGRNPDAGGRRLPTGLRGALDLDRVGMFGHSLGGSTAAATMHDDRRIKAGVNLDGTLVGDSATAGSDRPFLLLSSDHGTEPRDPSWDAFWANHTGYKRELSLTGSAHGSFNDGLLLYPQAAPAIGLPADVLAELVGTLDPKRSLTVQRTYVRAFFDEHLRHGSGRLLRAPHPRYPEMQFVR, translated from the coding sequence ATGCGCACGAGCTCCCCGCGCCCACCACGGCACCGCCGCCGGCTGCTGACCGCCGCACTCCTCGCCGCGGGCATCGGACTGGTCGGCAGCGCCGCGCCGGTCGCCGCCCACCCCGGCCACCCGCCCGCCACCGCCGGCTACCGCCTCCCGGCACCGACCGGCCCCGAGCGCCTCGGCACCGTCGCGCTGCACCTGGTCGACACCACGCGCACCGACCCGTGGGTGCCGTCCCAGCCCGTCCGCGAGATCATGGTGCAGCTCTGGTACCCGGCCCAGCGGACCCACGGGCACCCCGTGTCGCCGTGGTTGTCGCCCGGCGCGGTGCCGCACTTCGCCGAGGCGTTCGGCCTCCCCGCGGACGCGGTGCGGTCCACCGTCACCCACGCCCGCGAGGGCGCACCGGTGGACCGGGCCCGGGGCGGTCGACCGGTGGTGCTCTACTCACCGGGCCTCGGCGGGGACCGCGGCACCAGCACCGCGCTCGTCGAGGAGCTGGTCAGCCACGGCTACGTCGTGGCCACGATCGACCACACCCACGACGCCAGCGAGGTGGAGTTCCCCGACGGGCGCGTCGAGGTCGGTGCCCTCCCCGAGATCGACGACGAGGTCATCGCCCAGGTCGCCGCCGTGCGGGAGGCCGACACCCGGTTCGTCCTGGACCAGCTCGCCGTGCTGAACGCCGGCCGCAACCCGGACGCGGGGGGACGCCGGCTGCCGACGGGTCTGCGCGGTGCCCTCGACCTGGACCGCGTCGGCATGTTCGGCCACTCCCTCGGCGGCAGCACCGCCGCGGCGACGATGCACGACGACCGCCGCATCAAGGCCGGCGTCAACCTGGACGGGACCCTCGTCGGCGACAGTGCCACCGCCGGCTCGGACCGGCCGTTCCTGCTGCTGAGCAGCGACCACGGCACCGAGCCGCGCGACCCCAGCTGGGACGCGTTCTGGGCGAACCACACGGGGTACAAGCGGGAGCTGAGCCTGACCGGCTCGGCCCACGGCTCGTTCAACGACGGCCTGCTGCTCTACCCGCAGGCGGCCCCGGCCATCGGCCTGCCCGCCGACGTGCTGGCCGAGCTGGTCGGCACCCTCGACCCGAAGCGCTCCCTCACGGTCCAGCGCACGTACGTGCGGGCGTTCTTCGACGAGCACCTGCGGCACGGCAGCGGCCGGCTGCTCCGCGCGCCGCACCCGCGCTACCCCGAGATGCAGTTCGTCCGGTAG
- a CDS encoding dihydrofolate reductase family protein, whose translation MGKLVYAANVSLDGYVEDEDGSFGWSEPDEQVHAFWNEHERGIGTSLYGRRMYEAMRVWEDDDWLADEPPVVREYAQIWRDADKVVYSTTLQDVSTARTRIERQLDPDAVRRLKEESGSDLSVGGATLGAEAFRHGLVDECVLLLHPVTVGGGKPALPRGVRLDLELLEHRRFASGVVHVRYGVRRAT comes from the coding sequence ATGGGCAAGCTGGTCTACGCGGCCAACGTCTCGCTCGACGGCTACGTGGAGGACGAGGACGGCTCCTTCGGGTGGTCCGAGCCGGACGAGCAGGTGCACGCGTTCTGGAACGAGCACGAGCGGGGCATCGGCACGTCCCTCTACGGCCGGCGCATGTACGAGGCGATGCGCGTGTGGGAGGACGACGACTGGCTCGCCGACGAGCCGCCGGTCGTCCGCGAGTACGCGCAGATCTGGCGGGACGCCGACAAGGTCGTCTACTCCACGACGCTGCAGGACGTGAGCACCGCGCGGACGAGGATCGAGCGGCAGCTCGACCCGGACGCGGTCCGACGGCTGAAGGAGGAGTCCGGCTCGGACCTGAGCGTCGGTGGTGCGACCCTCGGCGCCGAGGCGTTCCGGCATGGTCTCGTGGACGAGTGCGTGCTGCTGCTGCACCCCGTGACCGTGGGCGGCGGGAAGCCGGCACTGCCGCGGGGCGTCCGGCTCGACCTGGAGCTGCTGGAGCACCGGCGGTTCGCCAGCGGCGTGGTGCACGTCCGGTACGGGGTGCGACGCGCCACCTGA